Proteins from one Sarcophilus harrisii chromosome 2, mSarHar1.11, whole genome shotgun sequence genomic window:
- the PSMB11 gene encoding proteasome subunit beta type-11 — MALESVCSWRAPEGLRPRLPGAGDWALPGGRAPRALPQPQGPALAHGTTTLAFRFRHGVIAAADTRSSCGSYVACPASQKVIPVHRHLVGTTSGTSADCATWYRILQRELRLRALREGRLPSVAGAAKLLAAMLFRYRGLGLCVATALGGWDQAGPALFYVYSDGTLLAGDVFSAGSGSPYAYGVLDRGYRYDMTVQEAYCLARRAVAHAARRDAYSGGSVDLYHVKESGWERVSREDACALYAGPQEAGDPGEEAAAPTPEPALLSPPGPGAHGSNRRGAGALPGARKPERGWEERAVWGRHADRGPRE, encoded by the coding sequence ATGGCTCTGGAGAGCGTGTGCAGCTGGCGGGCGCCCGAGGGCCTGCGGCCGCGCCTGCCCGGGGCCGGGGACTGGGCTCTCCCCGGGGGCCGCGCGCCCCGCGCCTTGCCGCAGCCGCAGGGCCCGGCGCTGGCCCACGGCACCACCACGCTGGCCTTCCGGTTCCGCCACGGCGTCATTGCCGCGGCCGACACGCGCTCTTCCTGCGGCTCCTACGTGGCCTGCCCCGCTTCCCAGAAAGTCATCCCTGTGCACCGGCACCTGGTGGGCACCACCTCGGGCACCTCCGCCGACTGCGCCACCTGGTACCGGATTCTGCAGCGGGAGCTGCGCCTGCGGGCCCTCAGGGAGGGCCGGCTGCCCTCGGTGGCGGGCGCCGCCAAGCTGCTGGCCGCCATGCTCTTCCGCTACCGCGGCCTGGGCCTGTGTGTGGCCACGGCTCTGGGGGGCTGGGACCAGGCCGGCCCGGCCCTCTTCTACGTCTACAGCGACGGCACCCTGCTGGCTGGCGACGTCTTCTCCGCGGGCTCCGGCTCGCCCTATGCCTACGGGGTGCTGGACCGCGGCTACCGCTACGACATGACCGTCCAGGAGGCCTATTGTCTGGCTCGCCGAGCCGTGGCCCACGCCGCCCGCAGGGACGCCTACTCGGGGGGCTCCGTGGACCTGTACCACGTGAAGGAGAGCGGCTGGGAGCGCGTGTCCCGAGAGGACGCCTGCGCGCTCTACGCCGGCCCGCAGGAGGCCGGGGACCCGGGGGAGGAGGCCGCCGCCCCCACCCCTGAGCCGGCTCTGCTCTCCCCGCCGGGACCTGGGGCTCACGGATCCAACCGCCGAGGGGCCGGGGCGCTCCCGGGGGCAAGGAAGCCCGAGAGAGGCTGGGAGGAGCGGGCAGTGTGGGGGCGGCACGCTGACCGGGGGCCAAGGGAATGA
- the CDH24 gene encoding cadherin-24 isoform X2, with protein sequence MWVFVRLMLAWLGSWGCAGRLVAPAQAWAGIREGQGPTLLRARRSWVWNQFFVIEEYAGPEPVLIGRLHSDVDRGEGRTKYLLTGEGAGTVFVIDEATGNIHVTKSLDREEKAQYVLLAQAVDRASNRPLEPPSEFIIKVQDINDNPPVFPLGPYHATVPEMSNVVIQVTAQDADDPSYGNSAKLVYTVLDGLPFFSVDPQTGVVRTAIPNMDRETQEVFLVVIQAKDMGGHMGGLSGSTTVTVTLSDVNDNPPKFPQSLYQFSVVETAGPGALVGRLRAQDPDLGDNALMAYSILDGEGAETFSISTDAQGQDGLLTIRKPLDFESRRSYAFRVEATNTLIDPAYLRRGPFKDVASVRVAVQDAPEPPVFTHSTYHLAVPENSAPGTLVGRVSAMDLDSPASPIRYSILPHSDPERCFSIEPEDGTIRTSVPLDREARAWHNLTVLATELDSSAQASRAQVTIQTLDENDNAPQLAEPYDTFVCDTAPPGQLIQVVRALDRDEVGNSSYVSLSSPLGLDANFTVRDNRDGSASVLLPPRLLLPRREPYLVPIELRDWGQPALSSTATVTISICRCKPDGSVASCRPEAQLSPAGLSTGALLAILACVGTLLALVVLFVALRRQKQEALMVLEEEDVRENIITYDDEGGGEEDTEAFDITALQNPDGAAPPASAPPARRDVLPRAQPPRQPRPPGPADVVQLLALRLREADEDPGVPPYDSVQVYGYEGRGSSCGSLSSLGSGSEAGGPSGPAEPLDDWGPLFRTLAELYGAKEPPAP encoded by the exons ATGTGGGTCTTTGTGCGGCTGATGCTGGCCTGGCTGGGGAGCTGGGGTTGTGCAGGGAGGCTGGTAGCCCCAGCCCAAGCATGGGCTGGGATCAGGGAGGGCCAGGGGCCTACACTGCTTCGGGCAAGAAGGAGCTGGGTCTGGAACCAGTTCTTCGTCATCGAGGAGTATGCTGGCCCTGAACCCGTCCTCATTGGCAGA CTTCACTCAGATGTGGATCGTGGTGAGGGTCGAACCAAATACCTGTTGACAGGAGAGGGAGCAGGTACTGTGTTTGTGATTGATGAGGCTACTGGCAACATCCACGTCACCAAGAGCCTGGACAGGGAGGAAAAGGCCCAGTATGTGCTCCTGGCCCAGGCTGTGGACAGAGCCTCCAACCGGCCCTTAGAGCCACCATCTGAGTTCATCATTAAAGTGCAAGACATCAATGATAACCCACCAGTCTTCCCCCTCGGGCCCTATCATGCCACTGTGCCAGAGATGTCCAATGTTG TGATTCAGGTGACAGCTCAAGACGCTGATGATCCTAGCTATGGGAACAGTGCCAAGCTGGTGTACACGGTGCTGGATGGGCTGCCTTTCTTCTCTGTGGACCCCCAGACGG GAGTGGTCCGGACCGCAATCCCCAATATGGACCGTGAAACGCAAGAAGTGTTCCTGGTGGTGATTCAGGCCAAGGATATGGGTGGCCACATGGGGGGGCTGTCGGGCAGCACCACAGTCACTGTCACTCTCAGCGACGTCAATGACAACCCCCCCAAATTCCCTCAAA GCCTATACCAGTTCTCAGTGGTGGAGACCGCAGGACCAGGGGCCCTAGTGGGCAGGCTTCGAGCCCAAGACCCTGATCTGGGAGACAATGCCCTCATGGCATACAGCATCCTGGATGGGGAGGGAGCTGAGACTTTCAGTATCAGCACTGATGCCCAAGGCCAAGATGGGCTCCTCACCATTCGCAAG CCCTTGGATTTTGAGAGCCGTAGATCCTATGCCTTCCGAGTAGAGGCCACAAATACACTCATAGATCCAGCCTACCTGCGTCGTGGGCCCTTCAAGGACGTGGCTTCTGTCCGTGTGGCAGTCCAGGATGCTCCAGAACCACCTGTTTTTACCCACTCCACCTACCATTTGGCCGTGCCTGAGAACAGTGCCCCTGGCACCCTGGTGGGCCGTGTCTCTGCTATGGACCTCGATTCACCTGCCAGCCCCATCAG ATACTCCATCCTCCCCCACTCAGACCCCGAGCGCTGCTTCTCCATTGAGCCTGAGGACGGCACCATTCGGACGTCTGTGCCTCTGGATCGGGAAGCTCGAGCCTGGCACAATCTCACTGTGTTGGCCACTGAACTTG ACAGCTCTGCACAGGCCTCCCGGGCACAAGTCACCATCCAGACGCTTGACGAGAACGACAACGCCCCGCAGCTGGCCGAGCCCTACGATACCTTTGTGTGTGACACAGCCCCCCCTGGCCAG CTGATTCAGGTCGTCCGGGCTCTGGATCGGGATGAAGTTGGCAACAGCAGCTATGTCTCCCTGAGTAGCCCCCTGGGCCTTGATGCCAATTTCACTGTCCGAGACAATCGAG aTGGTTCTGCCAGTGTGTTGTTGCCCCCTCGCCTGCTCCTGCCCCGCCGGGAGCCCTACCTGGTGCCCATTGAGCTGCGTGACTGGGGCCAGCCGGCCCTGAGCAGCACAGCCACGGTGACAATCAGCATATGCCGCTGTAAGCCGGATGGCTCGGTGGCCTCCTGCCGGCCCGAGGCCCAGCTCTCCCCGGCAGGACTCAGCACCGGGGCCCTGCTGGCTATCCTTGCCTGCGTAGGCACTCTGCTAG CCTTAGTCGTACTGTTCGTGGCCCTCCGGCGACAGAAGCAAGAGGCTCTGATGGTGCTGGAAGAGGAAGATGTTAGAGAGAACATCATCACCTATGACGATGAGGGTGGTGGTGAGGAGGACACAGAGGCCTTCGACATCACAGCCCTCCAGAACCCCGATGGGGCGGCCCCTCCTGCCTCAGCTCCACCGGCACGCCGAGATGTGTTGCCCAGGGCCCAGCCCCCTCGGCAGCCACGGCCCCCTGGTCCTGCAGATGTGGTGCAGCTGCTGGCCCTGAGGCTTCGCGAAGCCGACGAAGACCCCGGCGTCCCCCCCTACGACTCTGTGCAGGTGTATGGCTATGAAGGCCGAGGCTCATCCTGTGGCTCCCTCAGTTCTCTAGGCTCGGGCAGTGAGGCAGGTGGCCCCTCTGGGCCCGCTGAACCCCTGGATGACTGGGGGCCACTTTTTCGTACCTTGGCTGAGCTGTATGGGGCAAAGGAGCCCCCTGCCCCTTGA
- the CDH24 gene encoding cadherin-24 isoform X1, which translates to MWVFVRLMLAWLGSWGCAGRLVAPAQAWAGIREGQGPTLLRARRSWVWNQFFVIEEYAGPEPVLIGRLHSDVDRGEGRTKYLLTGEGAGTVFVIDEATGNIHVTKSLDREEKAQYVLLAQAVDRASNRPLEPPSEFIIKVQDINDNPPVFPLGPYHATVPEMSNVGTSVIQVTAQDADDPSYGNSAKLVYTVLDGLPFFSVDPQTGVVRTAIPNMDRETQEVFLVVIQAKDMGGHMGGLSGSTTVTVTLSDVNDNPPKFPQSLYQFSVVETAGPGALVGRLRAQDPDLGDNALMAYSILDGEGAETFSISTDAQGQDGLLTIRKPLDFESRRSYAFRVEATNTLIDPAYLRRGPFKDVASVRVAVQDAPEPPVFTHSTYHLAVPENSAPGTLVGRVSAMDLDSPASPIRYSILPHSDPERCFSIEPEDGTIRTSVPLDREARAWHNLTVLATELDSSAQASRAQVTIQTLDENDNAPQLAEPYDTFVCDTAPPGQLIQVVRALDRDEVGNSSYVSLSSPLGLDANFTVRDNRDGSASVLLPPRLLLPRREPYLVPIELRDWGQPALSSTATVTISICRCKPDGSVASCRPEAQLSPAGLSTGALLAILACVGTLLALVVLFVALRRQKQEALMVLEEEDVRENIITYDDEGGGEEDTEAFDITALQNPDGAAPPASAPPARRDVLPRAQPPRQPRPPGPADVVQLLALRLREADEDPGVPPYDSVQVYGYEGRGSSCGSLSSLGSGSEAGGPSGPAEPLDDWGPLFRTLAELYGAKEPPAP; encoded by the exons ATGTGGGTCTTTGTGCGGCTGATGCTGGCCTGGCTGGGGAGCTGGGGTTGTGCAGGGAGGCTGGTAGCCCCAGCCCAAGCATGGGCTGGGATCAGGGAGGGCCAGGGGCCTACACTGCTTCGGGCAAGAAGGAGCTGGGTCTGGAACCAGTTCTTCGTCATCGAGGAGTATGCTGGCCCTGAACCCGTCCTCATTGGCAGA CTTCACTCAGATGTGGATCGTGGTGAGGGTCGAACCAAATACCTGTTGACAGGAGAGGGAGCAGGTACTGTGTTTGTGATTGATGAGGCTACTGGCAACATCCACGTCACCAAGAGCCTGGACAGGGAGGAAAAGGCCCAGTATGTGCTCCTGGCCCAGGCTGTGGACAGAGCCTCCAACCGGCCCTTAGAGCCACCATCTGAGTTCATCATTAAAGTGCAAGACATCAATGATAACCCACCAGTCTTCCCCCTCGGGCCCTATCATGCCACTGTGCCAGAGATGTCCAATGTTG GGACATCAGTGATTCAGGTGACAGCTCAAGACGCTGATGATCCTAGCTATGGGAACAGTGCCAAGCTGGTGTACACGGTGCTGGATGGGCTGCCTTTCTTCTCTGTGGACCCCCAGACGG GAGTGGTCCGGACCGCAATCCCCAATATGGACCGTGAAACGCAAGAAGTGTTCCTGGTGGTGATTCAGGCCAAGGATATGGGTGGCCACATGGGGGGGCTGTCGGGCAGCACCACAGTCACTGTCACTCTCAGCGACGTCAATGACAACCCCCCCAAATTCCCTCAAA GCCTATACCAGTTCTCAGTGGTGGAGACCGCAGGACCAGGGGCCCTAGTGGGCAGGCTTCGAGCCCAAGACCCTGATCTGGGAGACAATGCCCTCATGGCATACAGCATCCTGGATGGGGAGGGAGCTGAGACTTTCAGTATCAGCACTGATGCCCAAGGCCAAGATGGGCTCCTCACCATTCGCAAG CCCTTGGATTTTGAGAGCCGTAGATCCTATGCCTTCCGAGTAGAGGCCACAAATACACTCATAGATCCAGCCTACCTGCGTCGTGGGCCCTTCAAGGACGTGGCTTCTGTCCGTGTGGCAGTCCAGGATGCTCCAGAACCACCTGTTTTTACCCACTCCACCTACCATTTGGCCGTGCCTGAGAACAGTGCCCCTGGCACCCTGGTGGGCCGTGTCTCTGCTATGGACCTCGATTCACCTGCCAGCCCCATCAG ATACTCCATCCTCCCCCACTCAGACCCCGAGCGCTGCTTCTCCATTGAGCCTGAGGACGGCACCATTCGGACGTCTGTGCCTCTGGATCGGGAAGCTCGAGCCTGGCACAATCTCACTGTGTTGGCCACTGAACTTG ACAGCTCTGCACAGGCCTCCCGGGCACAAGTCACCATCCAGACGCTTGACGAGAACGACAACGCCCCGCAGCTGGCCGAGCCCTACGATACCTTTGTGTGTGACACAGCCCCCCCTGGCCAG CTGATTCAGGTCGTCCGGGCTCTGGATCGGGATGAAGTTGGCAACAGCAGCTATGTCTCCCTGAGTAGCCCCCTGGGCCTTGATGCCAATTTCACTGTCCGAGACAATCGAG aTGGTTCTGCCAGTGTGTTGTTGCCCCCTCGCCTGCTCCTGCCCCGCCGGGAGCCCTACCTGGTGCCCATTGAGCTGCGTGACTGGGGCCAGCCGGCCCTGAGCAGCACAGCCACGGTGACAATCAGCATATGCCGCTGTAAGCCGGATGGCTCGGTGGCCTCCTGCCGGCCCGAGGCCCAGCTCTCCCCGGCAGGACTCAGCACCGGGGCCCTGCTGGCTATCCTTGCCTGCGTAGGCACTCTGCTAG CCTTAGTCGTACTGTTCGTGGCCCTCCGGCGACAGAAGCAAGAGGCTCTGATGGTGCTGGAAGAGGAAGATGTTAGAGAGAACATCATCACCTATGACGATGAGGGTGGTGGTGAGGAGGACACAGAGGCCTTCGACATCACAGCCCTCCAGAACCCCGATGGGGCGGCCCCTCCTGCCTCAGCTCCACCGGCACGCCGAGATGTGTTGCCCAGGGCCCAGCCCCCTCGGCAGCCACGGCCCCCTGGTCCTGCAGATGTGGTGCAGCTGCTGGCCCTGAGGCTTCGCGAAGCCGACGAAGACCCCGGCGTCCCCCCCTACGACTCTGTGCAGGTGTATGGCTATGAAGGCCGAGGCTCATCCTGTGGCTCCCTCAGTTCTCTAGGCTCGGGCAGTGAGGCAGGTGGCCCCTCTGGGCCCGCTGAACCCCTGGATGACTGGGGGCCACTTTTTCGTACCTTGGCTGAGCTGTATGGGGCAAAGGAGCCCCCTGCCCCTTGA